One genomic segment of Natrialbaceae archaeon AArc-T1-2 includes these proteins:
- a CDS encoding MBL fold metallo-hydrolase, producing the protein MEVHHVTEDAETFTCNVFLAVGERTTLVDAGTMDGIVEAIREYVDDVDAVVLTHQHGDHVEQLEAVCEAFDPDVYAYAHHPRRTDVLEDGEAITIGDESFEVVYTPGHADDHVSLVSDTTLFSGDVVVHDDGAFDYGSFGRTDMAGQSRERLIESIEELLERMPAGVEHMYAGHGGVFHGDVRDVVETALERAERREPKYPEE; encoded by the coding sequence ATGGAAGTCCACCACGTCACCGAAGACGCGGAGACGTTCACGTGTAACGTCTTTCTCGCGGTCGGCGAGCGAACGACGCTGGTCGACGCGGGCACGATGGACGGCATCGTCGAGGCGATCCGCGAGTACGTCGACGACGTCGATGCCGTCGTGCTCACCCACCAACACGGCGACCACGTCGAGCAACTCGAGGCCGTCTGCGAGGCGTTCGATCCCGACGTCTACGCCTACGCTCACCATCCTCGTCGAACCGACGTCCTCGAGGACGGCGAGGCGATCACGATCGGCGACGAGTCCTTCGAAGTCGTCTACACGCCGGGCCACGCCGACGACCACGTCTCGCTGGTGTCTGACACCACGCTGTTTTCCGGCGACGTGGTCGTCCACGACGACGGCGCGTTCGATTACGGCAGCTTCGGCCGGACCGACATGGCCGGCCAGTCCCGCGAGCGACTCATCGAGAGCATCGAGGAGCTGCTCGAGCGCATGCCCGCTGGCGTCGAACACATGTACGCGGGCCACGGCGGCGTCTTCCACGGGGACGTTCGCGACGTCGTCGAGACGGCTCTCGAGCGGGCCGAACGACGCGAGCCGAAGTATCCCGAGGAGTAA